A window of Vibrio ishigakensis contains these coding sequences:
- a CDS encoding c-type cytochrome — translation MNKILVSAVLALGVSFGATAGDAAAGKAKSAICAACHGADGIAVIDGYPNLAGQNEKYLVSSMKAYKAKQRNGGLAAVMQAQASMLSDEDIANLAAYYASMK, via the coding sequence ATGAACAAGATTCTAGTGTCTGCAGTGTTAGCCCTTGGCGTGAGTTTTGGTGCCACGGCAGGAGATGCGGCAGCAGGTAAAGCGAAATCAGCGATTTGCGCTGCTTGTCACGGTGCTGATGGTATTGCGGTTATCGATGGCTATCCAAACCTGGCGGGCCAAAACGAAAAATACCTAGTTTCTTCGATGAAGGCCTACAAGGCGAAACAGCGCAATGGCGGCTTGGCTGCGGTGATGCAGGCGCAAGCCTCTATGTTGAGCGATGAAGATATCGCAAACTTGGCTGCTTACTACGCTTCAATGAAGTAA
- the tilS gene encoding tRNA lysidine(34) synthetase TilS, with amino-acid sequence MTDLLSPLSRLLESHQGAEVVLALSGGLDSRLLLHVLARYRELHPATSVKAVHIHHGLSENADEWAQLCGKWCREYQISFCVEYARLELSSKQSLEAQAREARYSLLQEYLGEGDILLTAQHGDDQLETLLLALKRGSGPAGLAAMGEISSFAGGFLVRPLLGFTRAELEAEAQRCQLEWVEDESNQNTDFDRNFLRHEVIPKLSQRWPHIQASATRSAALCYEQEQLLQSLIKEKYQGLVGDDLGLECEALLSCEPALQNQLLRMWIKEQGLNMPSQNQLRMIVDEVVNARPDANPKLAMKGFSVHRFQGQLYIAPVRNLKPSWSQALVVGQEIDLPENLGSVGLYQDSEVGLKLRAPLAQEKVSIAFAPVGEGLVLHPEGRSGSRKLKKLFQEYQIPPWKRSLTPILMYNQEVVAVGDLFVCKAFSGQDCSFYWKQ; translated from the coding sequence TTGACAGATTTACTCTCGCCACTTTCTCGTTTGTTAGAGTCGCACCAAGGTGCTGAGGTAGTGCTCGCGTTAAGTGGTGGCTTGGATTCACGCCTACTGCTGCACGTTTTGGCTCGCTATCGAGAGCTACATCCAGCCACTTCCGTCAAGGCGGTGCACATACATCATGGGCTGAGTGAAAACGCAGATGAGTGGGCACAGCTGTGCGGTAAATGGTGTCGTGAGTATCAGATATCATTTTGTGTAGAGTACGCCAGGCTCGAGCTTAGCTCTAAACAGAGCCTAGAGGCTCAAGCGCGAGAGGCGCGATACTCTCTGTTACAAGAGTACCTTGGAGAGGGTGATATCTTGCTAACAGCCCAACACGGTGATGATCAGCTAGAAACCCTTTTACTCGCCCTAAAGCGTGGCAGTGGGCCAGCAGGTTTGGCTGCGATGGGAGAGATCAGCTCGTTCGCTGGTGGCTTTCTGGTTCGTCCCTTACTTGGGTTTACTCGCGCCGAGTTAGAAGCCGAAGCTCAGAGATGTCAGCTAGAGTGGGTTGAGGACGAGAGTAACCAGAATACCGATTTTGATAGGAATTTCCTGCGCCATGAGGTGATTCCTAAACTTAGCCAGCGCTGGCCTCATATCCAAGCTTCTGCCACACGATCAGCGGCCTTATGTTATGAGCAAGAGCAGTTGCTACAGAGCCTTATCAAAGAGAAGTATCAAGGCTTAGTGGGTGACGACCTAGGGCTGGAATGCGAGGCATTACTTAGTTGTGAACCTGCGCTGCAAAACCAGCTTTTGCGAATGTGGATTAAAGAGCAAGGCCTCAATATGCCAAGCCAAAATCAGCTTAGGATGATAGTCGATGAGGTGGTAAATGCTCGTCCTGATGCTAACCCTAAGCTAGCTATGAAGGGCTTCAGCGTGCATCGCTTTCAGGGGCAGTTGTATATTGCTCCGGTGAGAAATCTCAAACCTAGCTGGAGTCAGGCATTGGTTGTAGGGCAAGAGATTGATTTACCAGAGAATCTGGGAAGTGTTGGCTTATACCAAGACTCAGAAGTTGGCTTAAAGCTTCGCGCACCGCTTGCCCAAGAGAAGGTAAGCATAGCCTTCGCTCCGGTCGGGGAAGGTTTGGTATTGCACCCTGAAGGGCGCAGCGGCAGTCGAAAACTAAAAAAACTGTTTCAGGAGTATCAAATTCCGCCATGGAAACGATCGCTGACCCCGATTTTGATGTATAACCAAGAAGTAGTAGCTGTGGGTGACCTCTTTGTTTGCAAAGCATTTTCTGGTCAAGACTGCAGTTTTTATTGGAAGCAATAA
- the accA gene encoding acetyl-CoA carboxylase carboxyl transferase subunit alpha: MSLNFLEFEKPIAELEAKIEALRDVSRHGGEEGVDLDKEIASLEKKSLELKKKIFGDLGAWQVAQLARHPQRPYTYDYIEHVFSEFDELCGDRHYADDKAIVGGIARLEGRPVMIIGHQKGRETKEKVIRNFGMPKPEGYRKALRLMEMAERFNMPIITFIDTAGAYPGVGAEERGQSEAIAQNLKVMAGLKVPVICNVVGEGGSGGALAIGVGDFVNMLEYSTYSVISPEGCASILWRDAEKAPQAAEAMGLIAPRLKELGLIDEIISEPLGGAHRDHIQTAENVKSTLIAQLAELEGKNNEELLERRYDRLMSYGYC, from the coding sequence ATGAGTTTAAACTTTCTAGAGTTTGAAAAGCCGATCGCGGAACTGGAAGCGAAAATCGAAGCGCTGCGTGACGTTAGCCGCCATGGTGGTGAAGAGGGTGTAGATCTGGATAAAGAGATCGCATCTTTGGAGAAAAAAAGCCTAGAGCTAAAGAAGAAGATCTTCGGTGACCTAGGTGCATGGCAGGTAGCTCAGCTAGCTCGCCACCCACAGCGCCCTTACACCTATGATTACATCGAGCATGTATTCTCTGAATTCGATGAATTGTGTGGTGACCGTCATTACGCAGACGACAAGGCAATCGTTGGTGGTATCGCTCGCCTAGAAGGTCGCCCAGTGATGATCATTGGTCACCAGAAAGGTCGTGAGACCAAAGAAAAGGTAATCCGCAATTTCGGTATGCCTAAGCCAGAAGGTTATCGTAAAGCCCTTCGCCTGATGGAGATGGCTGAGCGTTTCAACATGCCAATCATCACCTTTATCGATACCGCGGGTGCATACCCTGGTGTTGGTGCAGAGGAGCGTGGTCAGTCTGAAGCTATTGCACAAAACCTTAAAGTAATGGCAGGTCTAAAAGTACCGGTTATCTGTAACGTAGTAGGTGAAGGCGGTTCAGGCGGTGCACTGGCAATCGGTGTTGGCGATTTCGTTAACATGCTTGAGTATTCGACCTACTCGGTTATCTCTCCAGAGGGCTGTGCATCTATCCTTTGGCGTGACGCTGAAAAAGCGCCACAGGCTGCAGAAGCCATGGGTCTGATTGCTCCTCGCTTAAAAGAACTTGGCCTAATCGATGAGATCATCTCTGAGCCACTGGGCGGTGCACATCGTGACCACATCCAAACGGCTGAGAACGTGAAGTCTACGCTTATTGCTCAGCTTGCAGAGCTAGAAGGCAAGAATAACGAAGAGCTTCTTGAGCGTCGTTATGACCGCTTGATGAGTTACGGCTACTGCTAA